The genomic interval TGGGCAGAAACGCAGGCGATCCAATCGCAACAGCAAAACTTTTATGTGCCGACACCCAAACATTACCTGGTCAGGAACGGCAAAATTGCCCACATTCTGACGCCTCAACTGCATGATGAAAAGGGACAGACGATCGCTCGCTGGCGCGACGAGGCGGGCAATGCGCCTGTTGAGAAATTTGAAAGTAATACCTGGCTGCCAATTCAACGCTGGGACTCGCCCTGCAATCCGGATGCAGATAAACCAGATGTCAAACCGGGTCCCTGGAAGTTTTTGCCCCATTTACATCCGCGCTTGAAAGACGATGAGCGTAGGGTTGTGGCAGCCGATGCTGGCGAAGGTAGCCTGTTTATTGAAAACGCGATTCAAATGGAACCAGCGACCTGTCTGGTTTACCTCTCAACCCATTCCCTCGAACCGGGATGGTATCGCTTTGGGGGTGAGGGGCACCTGGCAGACGTAACCTATTACGACCTCGCAGACTCCATCCAGGCTCTATTTAGTCATCCCATTGAAACAAGTTTTGCCCTACTAACTCCCGCCGTTTGGGGTTCTAATCGGTTGTCTTACCGAGAGCCAAGGCAACTCCACAAAGGTAAGGATGGGAGTGATCGCCCTCAGTTAGAAGGTATTGATAGCGATTTAGCCGCAATTTGGCGTGTTGTAGCGCTGATGACCGATCGCCCCAGCCCATTCCGCTACCGACTCGGCGATCGCAAAGATGAACAGGGCAAGAATGTTCATCAGCGCAATCAACCCAAACTCCTCTCGCGTGGACGCTATGCCGTTCCTGCTGGAAGTGTGTATGTGCTCGAAAAACCGTTGGAGAAACCCTGGCAAGATTGGGATGTAAGCTGGTTTCCGCAGGAGGGGGTGTCCCTCAAACGATGGGGATGTGGATTGGCGTTACCGTTACCCAACGTGGCAGCCGATCCACTGACCGCAAGTTGAACCCTTTCTACAGGCTTAATTGTTTGGGGAATTGGGATGCTGTTGTCAACTGGGCAGAAGCGGCAATGGCAGCAATTCCGGACTGAATGAAATCAAAAAACACCTCGTTGAGATTTTGATATGCCACTTTGGTAATGGGAGTGAAACCGTGGGCAAAAAGGGAATAGTTACGGATTTGTAAAGCGTTTTGAATCCGATCTGCATACTCCAAATAAAGCTGGCCGAGGGAATCGTCGGGTAGCTCACTCAACAGCACATAGCTGCGCGTGAGTGCTAATTGCACTTTGCCATCACGCGATCGCACGGCAGGATCGGTGTATTTCTCATGTAGAAATTCGGGCAATTTTTGCATATCCACATTGCCCGTTTTGATGTCATAGGTTTGCAGTAGGTGAATCTGTGCCAGAAGTTCCAGGGCGCGGTAGAGCCGCCCGACTGCATCATCGTAACGGTCTTGAGCGGCACGGCGTTCGGCATTTAGAAGCAGATCTTCGACAATTTCATAACCGTGACCGTTCATGCCATCGGCACTGGAAAAATTGGAGTCAATAACAGCGCGACTGCTGATCACACGTTTCAGAAACAATCCCAAAAGACGGATCTCACTTGATTTCATGTAGGGCTGGAGCGATCGCCAGGCTTCCAGATGGTCAAATCGGTCCCAGGCATCCAACCCCAAACAGCAGTCGCGTAATTCTCGGATGCGACGGCTCGATTCTGTGGGAAGCTCCATACTCCTTAAAAGAGCATTGAGTTCGGCGATCGCGGCGGGGTAGTTATATTGCTGGAGAAAGCGGGGCAGCACCTGTTCGATCGTGCGATCAACGGCGATCAGGGCAGTGCGGGCGCGTTCGGTTGCCTCTCCACGTTCGACCCGGAGCAGGTTTTCACGGGTGGTATTGGTGGTGAGGTAGAGGGTGACACCATAATCGAGGGCTGCCATTGCCAGGGCAACGGACATCGTTTTAGTGCCGCCTGTGTAATCAGCGGTCAGATGACCGTTTGGTTCTTGCTGCTGAAGGTTACGAATGGTGCTGACAGCGGCGTTATAGCATTCGGAGAGATCATCGGGATTTTGGATGCGAATGAGATCCCGATCGGGGTCAAACTGGGTCAGTTTTGCCTGGGTGGGAATGTTCGGCAGGCGTTCCACAATTTCTGCACCCTGACGAATTTCGCAGGGGGTTCCGGTGCCGATAACCTGCGATTCGCTGCCCTTAGAGCCAGCCGAGCAAAGGAAGATGACCCGATCGGGCTGAAGGGTTTCGATCGTGGTGAGAATCGGTTTGGGAGAACCGCCAACGGTGACCAGAAGGATTTTCATTGCGTCAGGGGTAGGAAGTGAAGGGGAAAAGGCAAGGCTTCAGGTCAACAGTACACGTCACGACGATGCCCAATTTTGATCACCAGGATCAGTGGTTCGTCATCCTGAATTTCATACAAGATCCGATAGTCACGCACACGAATACGATAAACGTTCTCTTCGCCTTTGAGTTTTTTCACTCCAGAGGGTCGAGGGTCGATTGTCAGAATATCAATTGCGGCACCGATCAAAGCTTGGGTATCAGCATCTAATTTGCTGAGTTGGCGTTCTGCCCGTTTGGACAAAGCAACCTGGTAGGTCACAAACCTAACTCCTGTTTGACCTTATCCCAGGGAACTGTACCCTCATTAGCCATTTCTGCTCGGATGACTTCTAAGTCTTTCAGGTCTTCTTCCTCTTCCTGTTCCTCAGCATATTTTTCAATTAAATATTCAAGATAGTGTAATGCCTCAGTAATTAATGGCTCTGGCGTATGCTCTATGACTTGCAGCAGCTTCTCTTTAGCGGTCATCACGGCTTTTTCTGAAAGACTACAAGTCATTTTATCGTTTCTAACAGTTGCTTTTATCAGAACAAGAAGCAGCCCGCATTGGATAGCAGGCTGCTGAATAGGGGAAAAAAGAGCTACCACAGATCGCCCTTGTGTGGGCGGTTGTGAGGAGTTACGGCAGGAACAAATAACTTCATTTGCGACAAGTTTCCAACGATCGCCTTTGTGTAGGCGGTTGTGAGAGATGGGATTGCGACACAGGTCACCCACCTGGCGGCCCAATGTTTCCAACGATCGCCTTTGTGTAGGCGGTTGTGAGCAGTACAGCTGCGTCTTAACCGCCATATCCCCGGTGGTAACGTTTCCAACGATCGCCTTTGTGTAGGCGGTTGTGAGCTGCCAGATTAGCTACAATGTCTGGGCAGTATTAAAATCAGGTAAGTTTCCAACGATCGCCTTTGTGTAGGCGGTTGTGAGACCTCTGAAGGCAAGCCCATCAAGCTTCGGCGCAGATTCCATGTTTCCAACGATCGCCTTTGTGTAGGCGGTTGTGAGACGGGGGGCGGCGGGGCGCATAACAACATGCAGCCGTGGGCGTTTCCAACGATCGCCTTTGTGTAGGCGGTTGTGAGACATGGACATACATGAGACACCCGCCGAAACAGCGCGGGTTTCCAACGATCGCCTTTGTGTAGGCGGTTGTGAGTTTATTCCCATGAAGCCCCACAAGGGGCACGTTGAGTTTCCAACGATCGCCTTTGTGTAGGCGGTTGTGAGCCGGAAATTGGCGAGGGAATTGGAGTAATTACCTGGTCTCCCCCAAGTTTCCAACGATCGCCTTTGTGTAGGCGGTTGTGAGTTCCGCATTTTTGGGGAAGGGGGCGACTATTAATGTTTTCTGTTTCCAACGATCGCCTTTGTGTAGGCGGTTGTGAGACTGGTTGCCGGTTTAACGGTGCAGGTATTGGGCGGCAAGTTTCCAACGATCGCCTTTG from Kovacikia minuta CCNUW1 carries:
- a CDS encoding type III-B CRISPR module-associated protein Cmr3, with translation MFRYLIAIEPLGLLYGSAGRFLSPENLVGRSGSSFPPSAATVSGLFAAAKGESWMKRDDFYLSGPFWAETQAIQSQQQNFYVPTPKHYLVRNGKIAHILTPQLHDEKGQTIARWRDEAGNAPVEKFESNTWLPIQRWDSPCNPDADKPDVKPGPWKFLPHLHPRLKDDERRVVAADAGEGSLFIENAIQMEPATCLVYLSTHSLEPGWYRFGGEGHLADVTYYDLADSIQALFSHPIETSFALLTPAVWGSNRLSYREPRQLHKGKDGSDRPQLEGIDSDLAAIWRVVALMTDRPSPFRYRLGDRKDEQGKNVHQRNQPKLLSRGRYAVPAGSVYVLEKPLEKPWQDWDVSWFPQEGVSLKRWGCGLALPLPNVAADPLTAS
- a CDS encoding TIGR02710 family CRISPR-associated CARF protein; this translates as MKILLVTVGGSPKPILTTIETLQPDRVIFLCSAGSKGSESQVIGTGTPCEIRQGAEIVERLPNIPTQAKLTQFDPDRDLIRIQNPDDLSECYNAAVSTIRNLQQQEPNGHLTADYTGGTKTMSVALAMAALDYGVTLYLTTNTTRENLLRVERGEATERARTALIAVDRTIEQVLPRFLQQYNYPAAIAELNALLRSMELPTESSRRIRELRDCCLGLDAWDRFDHLEAWRSLQPYMKSSEIRLLGLFLKRVISSRAVIDSNFSSADGMNGHGYEIVEDLLLNAERRAAQDRYDDAVGRLYRALELLAQIHLLQTYDIKTGNVDMQKLPEFLHEKYTDPAVRSRDGKVQLALTRSYVLLSELPDDSLGQLYLEYADRIQNALQIRNYSLFAHGFTPITKVAYQNLNEVFFDFIQSGIAAIAASAQLTTASQFPKQLSL
- a CDS encoding type II toxin-antitoxin system RelE family toxin encodes the protein MTYQVALSKRAERQLSKLDADTQALIGAAIDILTIDPRPSGVKKLKGEENVYRIRVRDYRILYEIQDDEPLILVIKIGHRRDVYC
- a CDS encoding DUF2281 domain-containing protein translates to MTCSLSEKAVMTAKEKLLQVIEHTPEPLITEALHYLEYLIEKYAEEQEEEEDLKDLEVIRAEMANEGTVPWDKVKQELGL